The following are from one region of the Entelurus aequoreus isolate RoL-2023_Sb linkage group LG17, RoL_Eaeq_v1.1, whole genome shotgun sequence genome:
- the LOC133632317 gene encoding gastrula zinc finger protein XlCGF57.1-like: protein MDDYCYAKMATSAKREHERESAPPTENNLKSEDEDVQQLIGNPEEVSPQLGGSSTLKQETPQPPCIKKEEEELCITQEGECLLGREEADYTKFPLSILSVKTEDDEEKPQVDNILVPLSDSEAEDEVEEPLSSDTDCEGDMRTHTDNKHSECSTKKRGKTCLSCSVCAKSFTKKSSLSRHMRTHTCEKTFSCSVCGKNFSQNGSLTQHMRTHTGEKPFNCSVCGKRFSQNRDLTKHMRTHTGEKPFSCSVCDKSFCRNSHLTQHMRTHTGDKTFSCSVCGKNFSQNGSLTQHMRTHTGEKPFTCSVCGKSFSQNGSLTEHMRTHTGEKPFNCSVCGKRFSQNRDLTQHMRTHTGEKPFSCSVCNKSFCRNSHLTQHMRTHTGEKPFNCSVCGNSFSQNGSLTQHMRTHTGEKPFNCLVCGKRFSQNTDLTQHMRTHTGEKPFNCSVCGNSFSHSGSLCRHMRTHAGEKPFICSVCCKRFTYNADAVKHIKTHKGK from the exons atggacgactactgctatgctaagatggcgacgtccgctaaaagagaacatgaaagagaatcagcgccaccaacggagaacaatctgaaaagcgaagatgaag acgtccagcagctgatcggtaatccagaagaagtttcccctcagttaggggggagctccactttgaagcaggagactccacaaccaccctgcattaaaaaggaagaggaggaactctgcatcactcaggagggagagtgtcttctaggacgagaggaagctgattacaccaagtttccactgagtattctctctgtgaagactgaagatgatgaagagaaaccacaagtagacaacatcTTAgttccactatcagatagtgaggctgaagacgaggttgaagaacctttgagcagcgatacagactgtgaaggtgatatgaggactcacactgacaacaaacactctgaatgctctacaaagaagagaggtaaaacatgtttgagctgctcagtttgtgctaaaagttttactaaaaagagcagtttgagtcgacacatgagaacacacacatgtGAAAAAACattcagttgttcagtttgtggcaaaaacttttctcaaaatggctctttgactcaacacatgagaacacacacaggtgaaaaaccatttaattgttcagtttgtggcaaaaggttttcccaaaatagggatttgactaaacacatgagaacacacacaggtgaaaaaccatttagttgttcagtttgtgacaaaagcttttgtcgaaatagccatttgactcaacacatgagaacacacacaggtgacaaaacattcagttgttcagtttgtggcaaaaacttttctcaaaatggctctttgactcaacacatgagaacacacacaggagaaaaaccatttacttgttcagtttgtggcaaaagcttttctcaaaatggctccttgactgaacacatgagaacacacacaggtgaaaaaccatttaattgttcagtttgtggcaaaaggttTTCTCAAAATAgggatttgactcaacacatgagaacacacacaggtgaaaaaccatttagttgttcagtttgtaacAAAAGCTTTTGTCgaaatagccatttgactcaacacatgagaacacacacaggtgaaaaaccatttaattgttcggtttgtggcaacagcttttctcaaaatggctctttgactcaacacatgagaacacacacaggtgaaaaaccatttaattgtttagTTTGTGGCAAAAGGTTTTCTCAAAATAcggatttgactcaacacatgagaacacacacaggtgaaaaaccatttaattgttcagtttgtggcaacagcttttctcatAGCGGCTCTTtgtgtcgacacatgagaacacacgctggagaaaaaccatttatttgctcagtgtgctgtaaaaggttcacaTATAATGCAGACGCAGTtaaacacataaaaacacacaagggaaaataa
- the LOC133632299 gene encoding uncharacterized protein LOC133632299 isoform X2 gives MDDYCYAKMATSAKREHERESAPPTENNLKSEDEDVQQLIGNPEEVSPHLGGSSTLKQETPQPPCIKKEEEELCITQEGECLLGREEADYTKFPLSILSVKTEDDEEKPQDEDCEGTKMQRFSTQQALEMLLSNVNPVDSDGEDINLQEDSDSELSQSSSDEETAPQPTKRARLGTDVTETAKDGTVWHEEQVGTGPHFTPPSPYSADGEPTAKARRSITSRLQSFLCFITLDMLGIIRDCTVQHAKQTEHVDWFMGLPELMAFISITMMRGIIRVPSLRDCWSKNLGSPQIIETMSRGRFQNIMHHLRFDDRDTRSERAQTDKFAAISNIWGLFATNCITSYIPGQHITIDEQLFPSKTRCCFLQYIASKPDKFGIKFWVACDLKTKYVCNILPYLGKDDTRPRGERVSESVVMRLMEPFLDKGRNVTTDNFFTSLSLAKRLLSRNTTILGTVNKIRKEIPPSTRQMYRDEFTTQVFSTTGATLTVYAPKRRKTVYVLSSMHSTIQTQDTTKKKPNTITQYNTTKCGVDVMDQMVRGYTVRAGTRRWPVAVFYNMIDIAALNAHVLYQLCTGRQERRVDFLLELAKELAHSHVGMKEAQKEQLFRQQRSTPQLGKRAKCQAKIQCKDNRATVRCVDCYRYTCGKCRKEQWQCQDCE, from the exons acgtccagcagctgatcggtaatccagaagaagtttcccctcatttaggcgggagctccactttgaagcaggagactccacaaccaccctgcattaaaaaggaagaggaggaactctgcatcactcaggagggagagtgtcttctaggacgagaggaagctgattacaccaagtttccactgagtattctctctgtgaagactgaagatgatgaagagaaaccacaagacgAGGACTGTGAAG GAACGAAGATGCAGAGATTCAGCACTCAACAAGCATTGGAAATGCTCCTTTCCAATGTTAACCCTGTCGACTCGGATGGAGAAGACATCAATCTTCAGGAGGATTCAGACTCCGAGCTGTCTCAGTCATCTTCAG ATGAGGAGACTGCTCCCCAACCAACAAAGAGAGCTCGGCTGGGGACTGATGTGACAGAGACTGCGAAAGATGGCACAGTATGGCATGAAGAACAGGTGGGAACGGGTCCACATTTCACCCCGCCATCGCCATACAGCGCAGATGGAGAGCCAACAGCTAAGGCCAGGAGGTCAATCACAAGTCGTCTTCAGAGCTTCCTGTGTTTCATCACTCTGGACATGCTTGGCATCATTCGAGACTGTACAGTTCAACATGCAAAGCAAACGGAGCATGTGGATTGGTTCATGGGCCTCCCTGAACTAATGGCATTTATTTCCATCACCATGATGCGGGGAATCATCAGGGTGCCATCACTGCGTGACTGCTGGTCGAAAAACCTGGGAAGCCCACAGATCATCGAAACCATGTCCCGAGGGCGTTTCCAAAACATCATGCATCACCTGCGCTTTGATGACAGAGACACCCGCAGCGAGCGAGCACAGACCGATAAGTTTGCTGCAATTTCAAACATATGGGGATTGTTTGCCACCAACTGCATCACATCCTACATCCCTGGTCAACACATCACCATCGACGAACAACTTTTCCCGTCCAAGACTCGCTGCTGTTTCCTACAGTACATTGCATCTAAACCAGACAAGTTTGGGATCAAGTTCTGGGTGGCGTGTGACTTGAAAACCAAATACGTCTGCAACATCCTCCCATATCTTGGCAAGGACGACACTCGGCCTCGTGGGGAGAGAGTGTCTGAGAGTGTAGTCATGAGGCTGATGGAACCATTCTTGGACAAGGGCAGAAATGTTACCACGGACAATTTCTTTACATCACTGTCACTTGCAAAACGACTACTTAGCCGGAATACAACCATCCTCGGCACAGTCAACAAGATTCGCAAAGAAATTCCACCGTCAACTCGACAGATGTACCGCGATGAATTTACCACCCAGGTATTTTCAACCACTGGTGCCACACTGACGGTGTATGCGCCCAAGCGGAGGAAGACTGTATATGTTCTCAGCAGCATGCACAGCACCATTCAGACACAGGATACCACCAAAAAGAAGCCAAACACCATCACACAGTACAACACAACAAAGTGCGGCGTCGATGTCATGGACCAGATGGTGCGGGGGTACACTGTCCGCGCAGGAACACGGCGCTGGCCAGTAGCAGTGTTCTATAACATGATTGATATTGCAGCACTGAATGCCCACGTGCTCTATCAATTATGCACCGGGAGGCAGGAGAGACGGGTGGATTTCCTGCTGGAACTTGCAAAAGAGTTGGCTCACTCCCACGTGGGTATGAAAGAGGCCCAAAAGGAACAATTATTTCGGCAACAACGCTCCACACCACAACTAGGAAAAAGAGCCAAGTGTCAGGCTAAAATCCAATGCAAGGACAATCGTGCAACTGTGCGCTGTGTTGACTGCTAccgttatacatgtgggaaatgccgaaaggagcaatggcagtgccaggattgtgagtga